A window from Mogibacterium neglectum encodes these proteins:
- a CDS encoding UPF0182 family protein, translated as MAKNKKKGKVAYSFNGEGKRRNILGKLLVVAIFVIVILGRGTGFLTDWMWFRELGFTRVFWTQIVTELKLGIVIFIIAGLLVRVYLNGLRKGYFSKIESHEIPDMHKLNMLSWVISVIFGFVAAFVSATNTWQSFLMFANSSKFGLKDPIFGLDISFYVFKLEFLTKLNSIAIFVIIGVVIVTLIYYAVLLSVRKPDIFDKKDIFEDLDANDAAKETPAGESASSDDEVKKGRPGNSIPFGKRDPVGDVIRVIKGFGDKAKQQAKEHRENKREVNRTNVDHLFSLASGKAMILGVVFYIMLGIHFVLKQFTLLHAHTGTVYGAGFTDIAITQKVYLLVMILAVAGAISLVRHVHNKDYLKLFRVPMLIIGVLFLGTILRVGVQSLIVAPDEINKESKYIKNNIQYTNHAYGLDKVKVDSFAAQNNLTAADIASNKPTISNIRINDYEPVKDYYNQTQSIRQYYDFNDVDVDRYDINGAETQVYLSTREINENKISNTWINKHLKYTHGYGVAISKVNSVTASGQPDVLVKNIPPESNIPEIKIKRPEIYFGELTNNYIIVNGDEQEFDYPDGNNNKYTKYKGKAGIKLGFVSRLLFSIREGSLQMLVSRNINSDSRIIINRNVLGRVNKILPYLEYEKDPYMTIVDGRLYWVVDAYTTSSNYPYSEPYSGQIGTTNYIRNSIKVVVDAYNGDVNYYVVDDKDPIAKTYAKIYPTLFKSKDKIPAGLKKHFKYPSTLLNIQAGAYTKYHMNEVKVFYQKEDLWDVANQIYGTKERPMSSSFFIFNLPGKQREEFINMIPFTPKSKQNMTAIMMARNDGDEYGKLVVYKFPKNKTVYGPMQVEAQIDQNSEIAKEFSLWNSSGTTYKRGDMFIIPVNNSIMYVEPVYLEASNQAIPEVKRVIVAYGDKVAYASTLDEALESLFGDGAGNSGSVSSNSSGGSGGVSGSSNQKELIGKAKEAYDNAVKAQKNGDWKSYGEYLDELSGYLDQLAG; from the coding sequence ATGGCTAAGAATAAGAAAAAAGGAAAAGTTGCATACTCATTTAATGGTGAGGGTAAGCGAAGAAATATCCTTGGAAAGCTACTTGTTGTAGCAATTTTTGTGATAGTTATACTCGGTAGAGGCACCGGCTTTCTTACAGATTGGATGTGGTTTAGAGAGCTCGGCTTTACAAGAGTCTTCTGGACGCAGATTGTAACAGAGTTAAAGCTTGGGATTGTAATATTCATAATTGCCGGTCTTTTGGTACGTGTTTATCTAAACGGCCTACGAAAGGGATATTTTAGCAAGATAGAGTCACACGAAATTCCGGACATGCACAAGTTAAACATGCTATCTTGGGTGATATCTGTGATTTTCGGATTTGTGGCAGCATTTGTATCAGCTACGAATACGTGGCAATCATTTCTCATGTTTGCAAATTCCTCAAAGTTCGGATTAAAGGACCCAATCTTTGGGCTGGATATTTCGTTCTATGTCTTCAAGCTCGAATTTCTAACTAAGCTTAATTCGATTGCAATATTCGTGATTATCGGAGTTGTCATCGTAACGTTAATCTACTATGCTGTTCTGCTTTCTGTAAGGAAGCCGGATATTTTCGACAAGAAAGATATTTTCGAAGACCTTGATGCAAATGATGCAGCGAAAGAGACTCCGGCAGGGGAGTCGGCTTCGTCAGATGATGAAGTTAAAAAAGGTCGTCCCGGTAATAGTATTCCGTTCGGTAAGAGAGATCCTGTTGGTGATGTAATAAGAGTTATAAAAGGATTTGGCGACAAAGCGAAACAGCAAGCCAAGGAGCACCGAGAGAATAAACGCGAAGTCAACCGGACAAATGTAGACCATCTATTTAGCCTCGCATCTGGCAAGGCTATGATTTTGGGTGTTGTCTTCTACATAATGCTAGGTATCCACTTTGTGTTAAAACAGTTCACGCTCCTACATGCGCACACTGGAACAGTTTATGGTGCTGGATTTACCGATATTGCTATTACGCAAAAGGTATATCTTCTGGTTATGATCCTGGCGGTCGCTGGGGCTATTAGCTTGGTAAGGCACGTACACAATAAGGATTATCTTAAGCTCTTTAGAGTTCCGATGCTCATAATAGGGGTGCTTTTCCTCGGAACTATTTTGAGGGTTGGTGTTCAGAGCCTGATAGTCGCTCCAGATGAAATCAACAAAGAAAGCAAATATATCAAGAACAACATTCAATATACGAATCATGCGTATGGGCTAGATAAGGTCAAGGTTGATTCTTTCGCAGCACAGAACAACCTGACGGCTGCAGATATTGCTAGCAACAAACCGACTATCAGCAACATCAGAATCAACGACTATGAACCTGTAAAGGATTACTACAATCAAACCCAGAGTATTCGTCAGTACTACGATTTCAATGATGTAGATGTAGATAGATACGATATAAATGGTGCTGAAACACAGGTATATCTATCGACACGTGAGATTAACGAGAATAAAATTAGCAATACTTGGATTAACAAACATTTGAAGTATACTCACGGTTATGGAGTGGCAATATCTAAGGTTAACTCCGTCACTGCAAGTGGACAACCTGATGTACTCGTTAAGAATATTCCGCCTGAGTCAAATATTCCTGAAATCAAGATCAAGAGACCGGAGATTTATTTCGGTGAGCTCACGAACAACTATATAATCGTCAACGGAGATGAGCAGGAATTCGATTACCCAGATGGGAATAACAACAAATATACCAAGTATAAGGGTAAGGCGGGTATAAAGCTCGGATTTGTAAGCAGACTTCTGTTTTCCATCAGAGAGGGAAGCCTGCAGATGCTCGTGTCGAGGAACATTAACTCCGATTCGAGGATCATCATCAACAGAAATGTTCTTGGGAGGGTCAATAAGATTTTGCCGTATCTCGAATATGAGAAGGATCCTTACATGACCATAGTGGATGGGAGGCTGTACTGGGTTGTCGATGCGTATACGACTAGCAGCAATTATCCTTATTCTGAGCCTTATTCGGGTCAGATTGGAACGACAAACTACATCAGAAATTCGATCAAGGTGGTTGTGGATGCTTACAATGGAGATGTAAATTACTACGTTGTGGATGATAAGGATCCGATTGCAAAGACATATGCGAAGATATATCCGACCTTGTTCAAGAGCAAGGATAAGATTCCTGCTGGACTAAAGAAGCATTTCAAGTATCCGTCTACGCTCCTCAATATTCAGGCTGGTGCTTACACCAAGTATCATATGAATGAGGTGAAGGTCTTCTATCAGAAGGAAGATCTCTGGGATGTTGCAAACCAGATATATGGCACTAAAGAGAGACCTATGAGCTCTAGCTTCTTTATCTTCAATCTGCCAGGGAAGCAGCGCGAAGAGTTTATAAATATGATTCCGTTCACGCCTAAATCTAAACAGAACATGACAGCGATTATGATGGCGAGAAATGATGGAGATGAATACGGCAAGCTCGTGGTGTATAAGTTTCCTAAGAACAAGACGGTGTATGGTCCGATGCAGGTTGAAGCGCAGATAGATCAGAACTCTGAGATTGCCAAGGAATTCTCCCTATGGAATTCGTCAGGGACCACTTATAAGCGTGGGGACATGTTTATAATTCCTGTAAATAATTCTATAATGTACGTAGAGCCTGTATACCTCGAGGCTTCAAATCAAGCGATTCCTGAGGTTAAGAGGGTAATAGTTGCTTACGGAGACAAGGTAGCATATGCATCCACCCTGGATGAAGCGCTTGAGAGCTTGTTTGGAGATGGAGCAGGGAATTCAGGCAGTGTCAGCAGCAATTCTTCAGGAGGTTCCGGTGGGGTTAGTGGATCGAGCAATCAGAAAGAACTGATTGGCAAAGCCAAGGAAGCGTATGATAATGCTGTGAAAGCCCAGAAGAATGGGGACTGGAAGTCTTACGGTGAGTATCTAGATGAGCTGTCTGGATATCTCGATCAGTTGGCTGGATAA
- a CDS encoding glutamine synthetase, with amino-acid sequence MINFDLEKMLFTIPAEEHGIEEVAEVLRAHPEVKFVSFAGVDLGGHFTDEKIPIKTFIDDMKKLLEDGVQTDGSSVALPEIANLANARVDILPDKDVNWYVEYNFNNMDFATGLPVGTLRIPSFLRHNNDRMVGSRIFCKDSICKFKTKLIDMLMQYPYVVDYLDGINSVDDIEEVNLTSATELEFWVKTPDDKADRDQLSTSQELKEQYWKRTIGPVNTALEQTLEILDRYGFGVEMGHKEVGGVRAKMGNSGSYDHIMEQLEIDWKYSSPVQAGDNEGQIKHIVRDVFRANNLEVTFLAKPMPGVAGSGEHTHLGVSAKLKSGKTVNLFESKDRMNEYMSPIGFGALMGILNNYELLNPFVAQTHDAFRRLKPGYEAPVCIVTSLGRDCVTPSRNRTVLIGLVRDQNNPMATRFELRSPNPHSNTYLVVGASFMLMLDGIKAVLSNGKTPEELAVSISKKAGEEDFYLAKDREYRSELNVFEYFTKKEREKLFGKAPATVWENLKAFDTHEDELAKLTGGDETTKDVIMSYRAQMSMKWVMEFRDRILPNSMDFVRNCKKRHNELEATDYDIMNWRRVNSLRIALGKDSIDSKSILTLAREAIDSADFDAASRYELLIQEKIEELRGAYNTYIKNLF; translated from the coding sequence ATGATAAATTTCGATTTGGAAAAGATGCTCTTTACAATTCCTGCGGAAGAACATGGAATTGAAGAGGTAGCGGAGGTACTGCGTGCACATCCAGAGGTTAAGTTCGTGTCATTTGCGGGCGTTGACCTTGGTGGTCATTTTACGGATGAGAAAATTCCAATCAAAACATTCATCGATGATATGAAGAAATTGCTCGAAGACGGTGTTCAGACCGATGGCTCTAGCGTAGCGCTGCCTGAAATTGCAAACCTTGCAAATGCTAGAGTTGATATACTTCCAGACAAGGATGTGAATTGGTACGTCGAGTATAATTTTAACAACATGGATTTTGCGACTGGTTTACCAGTTGGGACGTTGAGGATCCCATCCTTCCTGAGACACAACAATGATAGGATGGTTGGATCGCGAATTTTCTGCAAGGATTCCATATGCAAGTTTAAGACAAAGCTCATAGATATGCTGATGCAGTATCCGTATGTAGTGGATTACCTAGATGGGATTAATTCGGTAGACGATATTGAGGAGGTTAACCTGACTAGTGCAACTGAGCTCGAGTTTTGGGTAAAAACTCCAGATGACAAAGCGGATAGAGATCAGCTTTCTACCTCACAGGAGCTCAAGGAACAGTACTGGAAAAGGACTATCGGACCTGTAAATACGGCTCTTGAACAGACTCTTGAGATACTCGACCGCTATGGCTTCGGTGTCGAGATGGGACACAAGGAAGTAGGTGGCGTAAGAGCCAAGATGGGCAATTCTGGAAGCTATGACCATATCATGGAGCAGCTTGAGATTGACTGGAAGTACTCATCGCCAGTGCAGGCTGGGGATAACGAAGGCCAGATAAAGCATATCGTAAGGGATGTATTTAGAGCTAACAACTTGGAGGTAACGTTCCTCGCAAAGCCTATGCCAGGTGTTGCAGGCAGTGGAGAGCATACTCATCTCGGAGTATCTGCAAAGCTTAAGTCGGGTAAGACTGTGAATCTGTTTGAGTCAAAGGATAGAATGAATGAATATATGAGTCCTATTGGTTTCGGAGCACTCATGGGGATTTTAAATAACTATGAACTTTTAAATCCTTTCGTGGCACAGACTCATGACGCATTTAGAAGGCTAAAGCCAGGATACGAGGCGCCGGTCTGCATCGTAACATCTCTGGGGCGAGACTGCGTGACACCTTCTAGAAATAGAACGGTTCTAATTGGACTCGTCAGAGACCAGAATAATCCTATGGCTACAAGGTTTGAGCTTAGGTCGCCAAACCCACATAGCAACACATATCTGGTTGTGGGAGCATCCTTCATGCTTATGCTCGACGGAATCAAAGCGGTACTCTCTAATGGCAAGACACCTGAAGAACTTGCAGTATCTATCTCTAAGAAAGCTGGAGAAGAAGATTTCTACCTCGCAAAGGATAGGGAATATAGAAGTGAACTCAACGTTTTCGAATACTTCACGAAGAAAGAGAGAGAAAAGCTCTTCGGAAAAGCTCCTGCTACGGTGTGGGAGAATTTGAAAGCATTTGACACACACGAAGATGAACTCGCTAAGCTCACTGGTGGAGATGAGACGACTAAAGATGTAATAATGTCATACCGTGCACAGATGTCGATGAAGTGGGTTATGGAGTTCCGTGACAGGATTTTGCCTAATTCCATGGATTTTGTCAGAAACTGCAAGAAGAGACACAATGAGCTCGAAGCGACTGATTATGATATAATGAACTGGAGAAGGGTCAACAGCCTGCGTATTGCGCTCGGTAAAGATTCCATCGATAGTAAATCGATTCTGACGCTCGCGAGAGAAGCGATTGATTCAGCGGATTTTGATGCGGCGTCTAGATATGAGCTACTTATTCAGGAGAAGATTGAGGAGCTTAGAGGTGCGTACAATACTTATATTAAGAACTTATTTTAA
- the serS gene encoding serine--tRNA ligase has product MLDVKRVRENFESVKADVERRGKGDFGIDNVLKFDTKRRELLAEVEQLKNKQNTASRDVPKLKKEGKDTSALFTEMRELSAEIKVLDAEVSKVEDELRQALLYVPNTPHPDVPSGEDDSENLELRRFGEPTEFTFKPKAHWDIGETLDILDFERATKISGSRFTVYKGIGARLERAVINFMLDLHTEEQGYTEILPPFMANRDAMTGTGQLPKFEDDMFYVPAKDFFLIPTAEVPVTNLRSNEIIEPEDMPVYYTAYTPCFRKEAGSAGRDTRGLIRQHQFNKVEMVKLAYPENSYEELEKLTHDAEEVLQKLGIPYRVVRLCSGDLGFSAAMTYDIEVWMPSYGRYVEISSCSNFEDYQARRGNIRFRREKKAKPEFIHTLNGSGLAVGRTVAAILENFQQEDGTVVVPEALKSYVGIDVIK; this is encoded by the coding sequence ATGCTTGACGTCAAAAGAGTGAGAGAAAACTTCGAGAGCGTTAAAGCCGATGTGGAAAGACGTGGCAAAGGTGACTTTGGCATTGACAACGTGTTAAAGTTTGATACCAAGAGGAGGGAACTCCTTGCGGAGGTTGAACAGCTAAAAAATAAACAAAATACTGCATCGCGTGACGTGCCAAAGCTCAAGAAAGAGGGCAAGGACACTTCAGCGCTATTTACAGAGATGAGGGAGTTAAGTGCAGAGATTAAAGTATTAGATGCAGAGGTTAGCAAAGTTGAAGATGAACTCCGTCAGGCTCTTCTCTACGTCCCTAATACACCTCATCCAGATGTTCCAAGCGGAGAGGACGATAGCGAGAATCTCGAACTCCGTAGGTTTGGGGAACCGACTGAATTTACATTTAAACCAAAGGCTCACTGGGATATCGGTGAGACCCTAGACATACTAGATTTTGAACGTGCTACCAAGATTTCTGGCTCTCGCTTCACGGTTTACAAGGGCATAGGTGCAAGACTCGAGAGAGCTGTGATAAATTTTATGCTCGACCTCCATACAGAAGAACAAGGGTATACTGAGATTTTGCCACCATTCATGGCTAACCGTGATGCTATGACAGGCACGGGTCAGCTGCCCAAGTTCGAGGACGACATGTTCTATGTGCCTGCAAAGGATTTCTTCTTGATTCCGACAGCTGAAGTTCCAGTTACTAATCTCCGTTCAAATGAGATTATCGAACCAGAGGATATGCCTGTGTACTACACGGCATATACGCCATGCTTCCGTAAAGAGGCAGGTTCAGCTGGACGTGATACTAGGGGACTGATTAGACAGCACCAGTTCAATAAGGTTGAGATGGTTAAGCTTGCGTATCCTGAGAATTCCTATGAGGAACTCGAAAAACTCACGCACGATGCAGAGGAAGTATTACAGAAGCTAGGCATTCCTTACAGAGTAGTTAGACTATGCTCTGGAGACCTCGGATTCTCAGCAGCGATGACTTACGATATCGAAGTGTGGATGCCAAGCTACGGACGTTACGTTGAGATTTCAAGCTGCTCGAACTTTGAAGACTATCAAGCTAGAAGAGGGAATATCCGCTTCAGAAGAGAGAAGAAGGCAAAGCCAGAATTCATACACACTCTGAACGGCTCTGGGCTTGCGGTAGGCAGAACTGTAGCAGCTATCCTAGAAAACTTCCAGCAGGAAGACGGAACTGTAGTAGTGCCAGAGGCACTGAAATCTTACGTCGGAATAGACGTGATTAAGTAA
- a CDS encoding aminotransferase class I/II-fold pyridoxal phosphate-dependent enzyme, with translation MKDRVSLTDFLMYHKETHPISFHMPGHKGRSTLYGIYGFGDFIKNVVGNDITEISGADALQQPRERIKYMMEGYAGLYGAKHTEILVNGSSVGLMAAILGSVPRGDKLLMGRNSHRSVYGALRLGGIDPVYIMPEIDDETGLQLGLDPDKIEGALIEDPDIKAVLVTSPNYYGVLSDIERIASIVHLHGRILIVDQAHGAHLKFFDYLRSEDGLPHRAAENCGADIVVDSTHKTLLSFTGSAILNICTERTDVIRISEFLRMLQTTSPSYLMMGSLDINQQILRMDGYNLIKNWDTDIKYFYQEAARIAGLGLIDRIGLDKTKVNITMSALGLSGPELAEELEKRNIWVELTHGDYVMLMTGIGNERGDYEDVLTALRDLSVQYSGRIQAAKSENTVSETDSDAETADQKNPNTAVKSEAQMTPSSNSVFTEQLEQRKIPDAYEEIPLYNAEGRVLYESIIPYPPGSPIACPGEVLSKSVILYVRDQLVAQHVVLGVDEEGRVKVESDCVLFKEI, from the coding sequence ATGAAAGATAGAGTCAGCTTGACCGACTTCCTTATGTACCATAAGGAGACTCACCCTATTTCGTTTCATATGCCTGGTCATAAAGGGCGAAGCACGCTGTATGGAATATACGGCTTCGGCGATTTCATCAAGAACGTAGTGGGAAACGATATAACAGAAATTTCCGGTGCTGATGCGCTACAGCAGCCACGGGAACGAATTAAGTATATGATGGAAGGCTATGCTGGTCTATATGGTGCAAAGCATACAGAAATCCTTGTAAATGGCAGCAGCGTTGGACTCATGGCTGCGATACTAGGGAGTGTTCCAAGAGGCGACAAGCTCCTTATGGGAAGAAACTCTCATAGATCGGTATATGGAGCTCTTAGACTTGGAGGGATAGATCCGGTCTACATAATGCCTGAGATAGATGATGAAACTGGTCTTCAGTTAGGATTAGATCCAGATAAGATCGAGGGAGCTTTGATAGAAGATCCTGATATCAAAGCCGTGCTGGTGACTAGTCCGAACTACTATGGGGTGCTATCTGATATCGAGCGGATTGCCAGCATCGTTCACCTGCACGGCAGGATTTTGATTGTCGATCAGGCGCACGGTGCGCACCTTAAGTTCTTTGACTATCTGCGCAGTGAGGATGGGCTCCCGCACCGAGCAGCAGAGAATTGCGGAGCAGATATTGTGGTGGATAGCACGCATAAGACCTTGCTATCATTCACTGGCTCTGCAATTCTCAACATATGCACCGAGAGAACAGATGTTATCCGTATAAGCGAGTTCCTCCGCATGCTACAGACTACGAGTCCAAGCTACCTGATGATGGGCAGCCTTGACATCAATCAGCAGATACTAAGGATGGATGGCTACAATCTCATCAAGAACTGGGATACAGATATCAAATACTTCTATCAGGAGGCTGCCCGAATCGCCGGCCTCGGGCTCATCGATCGCATCGGCCTTGATAAAACCAAGGTCAATATCACAATGTCAGCTCTCGGCCTCAGCGGTCCGGAGCTCGCGGAGGAGCTCGAGAAGAGGAACATCTGGGTGGAACTCACGCATGGCGACTATGTAATGCTGATGACTGGAATCGGAAACGAGAGAGGCGACTACGAAGATGTGCTGACCGCCCTGCGTGACCTCTCGGTACAGTATAGCGGCAGAATACAAGCTGCGAAATCGGAAAACACTGTCTCTGAAACAGATTCTGACGCCGAGACTGCCGACCAGAAGAATCCTAACACGGCAGTTAAGTCTGAAGCCCAAATGACACCATCATCAAATTCCGTGTTTACGGAGCAGCTAGAGCAGCGCAAGATTCCAGATGCTTATGAAGAGATTCCTTTATATAATGCAGAGGGAAGAGTTCTCTATGAGTCCATCATCCCTTATCCTCCTGGGAGCCCCATCGCATGCCCTGGTGAAGTGCTAAGCAAATCGGTTATCTTGTACGTCCGAGACCAACTAGTAGCACAACATGTGGTTCTAGGGGTAGATGAAGAAGGACGTGTTAAAGTTGAAAGCGATTGTGTACTTTTCAAGGAAATTTGA
- the rsxC gene encoding electron transport complex subunit RsxC, which yields MYNFSYAMDIICTNLRKEGFLRMSQGKHLPSILVKHHKNTAGRETEVMPIPDVVEICMSQSIGAPCQPLVAKGDYVKVGQKIGDTEAFVSAPVHSSVSGTVTDITSVRSSMGGMETHIVIETDKKQEISEEVQVPHIESHADFVKAVRASGMVGLGGASFPTSIKMDPKNLDECTTLVINGAECEPFITGDNRIMVEDGQDILDGMLLTMKYLNLEKGIIGVEENKPDAIENLNRLIQQDGIDNIEVFKLQSRYPKGAERVLVYETTGKVMNAGVLPAQLGVILCNVSTIGILGQYFRTGMPLVQRRITVDGDAVAEPKNVFVPIGTRIADVVAFCGGYKQEPKKIVMGGPMMGRATHSDETPTVKNTGSLLCFGKEIATVKTETGCINCGRCHHGCPFKLVPMLYADFYERHDAESLDKFKVMQCMECGSCSYVCPARRPLSFTNKLAKGLVKEAAKKNG from the coding sequence ATGTATAATTTTTCTTATGCAATGGATATTATTTGTACGAATCTAAGAAAGGAAGGGTTCTTAAGGATGAGCCAAGGTAAACATTTACCAAGCATTTTGGTTAAGCATCACAAGAATACTGCAGGTCGCGAGACCGAAGTGATGCCAATTCCAGATGTGGTTGAAATCTGCATGTCGCAGAGTATTGGTGCTCCTTGTCAGCCTCTCGTAGCAAAGGGCGACTATGTCAAGGTCGGTCAGAAGATCGGTGACACAGAAGCTTTCGTTAGTGCTCCAGTTCATTCCAGCGTATCTGGAACAGTTACTGATATCACATCAGTGCGTTCATCGATGGGCGGAATGGAGACACATATCGTTATTGAGACTGATAAGAAGCAGGAAATCAGTGAAGAGGTTCAGGTTCCTCACATTGAGAGTCATGCTGATTTTGTCAAGGCAGTAAGAGCTAGTGGTATGGTTGGATTAGGAGGTGCTTCGTTCCCAACAAGCATCAAGATGGATCCAAAGAATCTAGACGAATGTACTACCCTAGTTATCAACGGTGCTGAGTGTGAGCCATTCATCACAGGTGATAACAGAATTATGGTAGAGGATGGACAGGATATTCTCGACGGTATGCTTCTAACTATGAAGTATCTGAACCTAGAGAAAGGTATCATCGGAGTCGAGGAGAACAAGCCTGACGCTATCGAAAATTTAAATAGGCTGATTCAGCAGGACGGTATCGACAACATCGAGGTGTTCAAGCTGCAGTCGAGATACCCTAAGGGAGCTGAGCGTGTGCTCGTATATGAGACTACTGGCAAGGTTATGAATGCTGGTGTTCTTCCTGCACAGCTTGGCGTTATTCTATGTAACGTTTCAACAATCGGAATTCTGGGACAGTACTTCAGAACAGGTATGCCTCTCGTTCAGAGAAGAATCACTGTTGATGGAGATGCTGTTGCTGAGCCTAAGAACGTATTTGTTCCAATCGGAACACGCATCGCTGATGTAGTAGCATTTTGCGGTGGATACAAGCAGGAGCCTAAGAAAATCGTAATGGGTGGACCTATGATGGGTCGTGCAACTCATTCAGATGAGACTCCAACTGTTAAGAATACTGGTTCACTCCTATGCTTCGGCAAGGAGATAGCTACTGTTAAGACCGAGACTGGATGTATCAACTGTGGTCGTTGTCATCACGGATGTCCATTCAAGCTCGTTCCTATGCTCTACGCAGATTTCTATGAGAGACATGACGCAGAGTCACTTGATAAGTTCAAGGTTATGCAGTGTATGGAGTGCGGAAGCTGCTCTTACGTATGTCCTGCAAGAAGACCTTTGAGCTTTACCAATAAGCTCGCGAAAGGCTTGGTAAAGGAGGCAGCGAAGAAGAATGGATAA
- a CDS encoding RnfABCDGE type electron transport complex subunit D, with translation MDNKKFHNNLIVSTSPHIVTDEDTTKLMGTVLLAMLPALVASTYIFGSRVLLLAAVCIVASVGFEWLYNMLAKKPQTISDLSAAVTGLLIAFNVPSSFPLWMAVIGCFVAIVVIKQLYGGIGRNFVNPAITARIFLFISFAAQMTTWPLPRMAAKTDALTGPTPLALVAGGASKSDLPSNADMFLGFTGGSLGEVSALAILVGGLFLIWRKVISPAIPCAFLGTIFVIALVYYKGDFNMAIFHLCAGGAMLGAFFMATDYVTSPKLTRGQILFGIGCGVITMAIRLWGNYPEGVSFSILLMNICTPLINRWSYKSYVKGGAK, from the coding sequence ATGGATAATAAGAAATTTCATAACAATCTGATAGTATCCACATCTCCACATATCGTTACAGATGAAGATACTACCAAATTAATGGGAACTGTTCTGCTTGCTATGCTTCCAGCACTAGTAGCCAGCACATATATTTTTGGATCTAGAGTTCTGCTTCTTGCAGCTGTATGTATAGTTGCCAGTGTAGGCTTCGAATGGTTATACAATATGCTTGCTAAGAAGCCTCAAACAATCAGCGACCTAAGTGCAGCAGTAACAGGACTATTGATTGCATTTAACGTTCCATCCAGCTTCCCGCTGTGGATGGCAGTAATAGGATGTTTTGTAGCTATCGTTGTTATTAAACAGCTCTACGGTGGAATAGGAAGAAACTTCGTTAATCCGGCAATCACTGCCAGAATCTTCCTATTCATCTCGTTCGCAGCGCAGATGACAACATGGCCACTTCCAAGAATGGCAGCTAAGACTGATGCTTTAACAGGTCCTACACCTCTAGCACTCGTCGCTGGTGGCGCTAGCAAGTCTGATCTTCCATCCAATGCGGATATGTTCTTAGGATTCACTGGCGGATCACTCGGTGAAGTAAGTGCTCTTGCGATTCTCGTTGGTGGACTTTTCCTAATCTGGAGAAAGGTTATCTCCCCAGCAATTCCATGTGCATTCCTCGGAACTATATTTGTAATCGCTCTTGTATATTACAAGGGTGACTTCAATATGGCTATTTTCCATCTCTGTGCAGGTGGTGCGATGCTCGGTGCATTCTTCATGGCTACAGACTATGTAACATCGCCTAAGCTAACAAGAGGTCAGATTCTATTCGGTATCGGATGCGGAGTTATCACAATGGCTATCCGTTTATGGGGTAACTATCCAGAAGGTGTTTCTTTCTCAATCCTACTGATGAACATCTGTACACCACTTATCAACAGATGGTCATATAAGAGCTATGTAAAGGGAGGTGCGAAATAA
- a CDS encoding FMN-binding protein, which yields MKKKESAFSSFISPILVLVLICFVVTFALAMAYGVTKPIIDKNNLKESNKAKSELIPEAKGEFKNYDGRLVVVQKNKIYVTEASKAVNGSGVVVTVNSNSYGGTLTAMVGIDNKGKITNVKIMSAQDTPGIGTKAQDPKHLGQYKGLSDLGSETIKDSKSKVKYITGASISSQAIHEAVFAGLKQYKAMGGAK from the coding sequence ATGAAGAAAAAAGAAAGCGCATTTTCAAGTTTCATTTCGCCAATCCTCGTGCTGGTACTGATTTGTTTTGTAGTTACATTTGCACTCGCTATGGCGTACGGTGTTACGAAGCCAATCATCGATAAGAACAATCTCAAGGAGTCTAACAAGGCTAAATCCGAGCTGATTCCGGAGGCAAAAGGCGAATTCAAGAATTACGACGGCAGGCTCGTAGTAGTTCAGAAGAATAAGATTTACGTTACAGAGGCATCGAAGGCTGTTAATGGCTCAGGTGTGGTAGTAACTGTAAACTCAAACAGCTATGGTGGTACTCTAACTGCTATGGTAGGTATCGACAACAAGGGTAAAATCACTAACGTTAAGATTATGAGCGCTCAGGACACACCTGGTATCGGTACGAAGGCTCAGGATCCAAAGCACCTTGGTCAGTACAAGGGACTTTCAGATCTTGGAAGTGAGACTATCAAGGATTCAAAGTCGAAGGTTAAATACATAACCGGTGCTTCGATTTCCTCACAGGCTATTCACGAGGCTGTTTTCGCCGGTCTAAAACAGTACAAGGCTATGGGAGGGGCTAAATAA